Proteins encoded by one window of Conger conger chromosome 1, fConCon1.1, whole genome shotgun sequence:
- the LOC133135247 gene encoding zinc finger protein 540-like gives MPRRSKKVYATKRQWKRWREFPEEWLLVVAARKRNREQKKRLKLQSVKAEEGDTTVCTVYVQEALDSGKGTGEAIKASESAECAPPCDEDEWYAPITEDLSASSSEDADGSPEGSNAEEEGGGSLSPAQSSRERRPASRRRRVRRCDGPPYICSLCGKTARTSAKLQEHYRVVHGEAKPYSCEACGRRYLTMGGLEGHRRVHARRGQLCGETRGELEGGRPGDAGADPLRCRECGKRLKTRVTLRCHERIHTARRPYACPDCSQSFRWSNQLTRHRRSHRDR, from the exons ATGCCACGTAGATCGAAAAAAGTTTACGCAACAAAACGCCAATGGAAGCGGTGGAgagag TTTCCAGAAGAATGGTTACTTGTAGTTGCGGCACGGAAACGTAACCGTGAGCAAAAGAAAAGATTGAAATTGCAGTCCGTGAAAGCTGAGGAGGGTGACACCACCGTGTGCACCGTTTACGTCCAGGAAGCGCTGGACTCGGGAAAAG GTACGGGAGAAGCCATCAAAGCCTCTGAATCCGCGGAGTGTGCTCCCCCCTGCGACGAGGACGAGTGGTACGCCCCGATAACGGAGGATCTGTCCGCATCATCGTCCGAAGACGCCGACGGCAGTCCGGAAGGGTCCAACGCCGAGGAAGAAGGGGGGGGATCACTTTCGCCCGCGCAAAGCAGCAGAGAGCGGCGCCCTGCGTCGCGACGTCGGAGGGTGCGTCGGTGTGACGGGCCGCCCTACATCTGCAGCCTGTGCGGCAAGACTGcgagaacctcagccaagctcCAAGAGCACTACCGCGTGGTGCACGGAGAGGCCAAGCCGTACTCCTGCGAGGCGTGCGGGAGGCGGTACCTGACGATGGGCGGACTGGAGGGCCATCGCCGGGTCCACGCGCGCCGGGGCCAACTCTGCGGCGAAACCCGCGGCGAGCTGGAGGGGGGGCGCCCGGGGGACGCCGGGGCAGATCCGCTCCGCTGCCGGGAGTGCGGGAAGAGGCTGAAGACCCGGGTCACGCTGCGCTGTCACGAGCGGATCCACACAGCCCGCCGGCCCTACGCCTGCCCCGACTGCAGCCAGAGCTTCCGCTGGTCCAATCAGCTGACCCGGCACCGGCGGAGCCACCGGGACCGGTGA
- the zbtb8a gene encoding zinc finger and BTB domain-containing protein 8A produces the protein MEMVTEIRTKGSSRTPGEPGQQSSEEMSSGHQRRLLEQLDEQRRAELFCDCSVLVEGRLFRAHRNVLFGCSGYFRMLLQQGARGPAPEPASASFDVFSPDVFAVILDFVYSGRLGLTSHNVIEVMSAASYLQMNDVISFCKGFIKSSLDISAKEDDEADRPLVLPGNGSGGGRGRGADADQQGAVLLPSPQSQDPGSPPQASPWPAYCHSPEVEEYYPEAKPASQKRSAPAGGRGGRRAQQRPPVVEEQGGFPPEGRGKGPGPGKRKGWSAEPETDAVYSLDLQGEPSLKTQKADELYATLPTIVGVVGFFNKDSSPSMRFKCPFCTHTVKRKADLKRHLRCHTGERPYPCEACSKRFTRLEHLRSHFDTIHQARKLVCRKCKRHVTEESGRVVSEGTRRYRLCTECLQGGGCEGVATASPDGSGGQSELYLAVDGEDDHEKAWLLEDEDELAEDSGADLIIQEVDDSEEELDLQCENKPVFT, from the exons atggaaatggtcACTGAAATTAGGACTAAGGGATCCTCGCGGACACCCGGAGAACCAGGGCAACA GAGCAGCGAGGAGATGTCCTCCGGGCACCAGCGGCGGCTGCTGGAGCAGCTGGACGAGCAGCGGCGGGCGGAGCTGTTCTGCGACTGCAGCGTGCTGGTGGAGGGCCGGCTGTTCCGCGCGCACCGCAACGTGCTGTTCGGCTGCAGCGGCTACTTCCGCATGCTGCTGCAGCAGGGCGCCCGCGGCCCGGCCCCCGAGCCCGCCAGCGCCTCCTTCGACGTCTTCAGCCCCGACGTCTTCGCCGTCATCCTGGACTTCGTCTACTCCGGCCGCCTGGGCCTCACCAGCCACAACGTCATCGAGGTCATGTCCGCCGCCAGCTACCTGCAGATGAACGACGTCATCAG TTTCTGTAAGGGCTTCATCAAGTCCTCGCTGGACATCAGCGCCAAGGAGGACGATGAGGCGGACCGCCCGCTCGTGTTGCCCGGCAACGGCAgcggcggggggcggggccgcggTGCAGACGccgaccagcagggggcggtgctgctcccctccccccaaagcCAGGACCCCGGCAGCCCCCCCCAGGCCTCCCCCTGGCCGGCGTACTGCCACAGCCCGGAGGTGGAGGAGTACTACCCGGAGGCCAAGCCCGCCTCCCAGAAACGCAGCGCCCCGGctggcgggcggggcgggcgcAGGGCCCAGCAGCGCCCCCCGGTggtggaggagcaggggggGTTCCCGCCGGAGGGCCGGGGGAAGGGCCCGGGGCCGGGGAAGAGGAAGGGCTGGAGCGCGGAGCCCGAGACGGACGCGGTGTACTCACTcgacctgcagggggagcccTCGCTGAAAACGCAGAAGGCTGACGAGCTGTACGCCACGCTGCCCACCATCGTGGGGGTGGTGGGCTTCTTCAACAAAG ACTCCAGCCCCTCCATGCGCTTTAAGTGCCCGTTCTGCACGCACACGGTGAAGAGGAAGGCGGATCTGAAGAGGCACCTGCGCTGCCACACGGGCGAGCGGCCCTACCCCTGCGAGGCCTGCAGCAAGCGCTTCACCCGCCTGGAGCACCTGCGCAGCCACTTCGACACG ATCCACCAGGCGCGGAAGTTGGTGTGCAGGAAGTGCAAGCGTCACGTGACGGAGGAGAGCGGCCGCGTGGTGAGCGAGGGCACCCGGCGGTACCGTCTCTGCACGGAGTGCCTGCAGGGCGGGGGCTGCGAGGGCGTGGCCACGGCCAGCCCCGACGGCTCCGGCGGCCAATCGGAGCTCTACCTGGCCGTCGACGGCGAAGACGACCACGAGAAGGCGTGGCTCCTCGAGGACGAGGACGAGCTGGCGGAGGACTCCGGCGCCGACCTCATCATCCAGGAGGTGGACGACAGCGAGGAGGAGCTGGACCTGCAGTGCGAGAACAAGCCCGTCTTCACCTAG